In Mercurialis annua linkage group LG6, ddMerAnnu1.2, whole genome shotgun sequence, the following are encoded in one genomic region:
- the LOC126653437 gene encoding zinc finger protein ZOP1, whose product MTEYWVSQGNKWCDFCKIYISNNPSSIRNHELGVRHKESVTKKLAVMRKDNAAKEKQQKEAAHAFEQIEAKAKRSYQKDVANIEEASSAHALDFQEDGQEEWEHDQSSGYYYNRNNGLHYDSKSGFYYSDSIGKWVTQEEAYASVQILSESNSKKPISMSAGGSAKEIKNAAQNGPAPGPKVSGAFHPLRTFKGAATSAVAVNKRKRQDQKPKVISEEEKAALKAREAAKKRVEKREKSLLGLYKH is encoded by the exons ATGACTGAG TATTGGGTGAGTCAAGGCAATAAATGGTGTGATTTTTGCAAGATTTATATATCAAACAATCCTTCTAGTATTAGAAACCATGAACTTGGCGTACGCCATAAAGAGAGCGTTACCAAAAAGCTCGCTGTTATGCGAAAAGATAATGCTGCTAAGGAGAAGCAGCAGAAGGAAGCAGCTCATGCTTTTGAACAAATTGAAGCT AAAGCTAAGCGTAGCTATCAGAAAGATGTAGCGAATATTGAGGAGGCCAGTAGTGCACATGCATTAGATTTTCAAGAGGATGGTCAAGAGG AATGGGAGCATGACCAATCATCAGGGTATTACTACAATCGAAATAATGGATTGCATTATGATTCAAAATCAGGCTTTTATTATTCTGATTCCATAG GCAAGTGGGTGACACAAGAAGAGGCGTATGCTTCAGTTCAGATCTTGTCAGAATCCAATTCAAAAAAGCCCATCTCAATGTCAGCTGGAGGTTCAGCTAAGGAAATAAAAAATGCTGCTCAAAATGGGCCTGCACCCGGTCCAAAGGTTTCAGGTGCTTTTCACCCTTTGAGAACTTTTAAAGGTGCTGCTACTTCAGCAGTTGCTGTGAACAAGAGAAAGAGGCAGGATCAGAAGCCGAAGGTTATATCTGAAGAAGAAAAAGCTGCACTTAAAGCAAGGGAGGCTGCCAAAAAGAGAGTTGAGAAAAGGGAAAAAAGTTTGCTTGGCCTTTACAAACACTGA
- the LOC126653438 gene encoding putative disease resistance protein RGA3 — MGGIGKTTLAKLVYNDDDVKNHFDTRIWVCVSNLFDEIRVAKAILESLTHANPNLVELQSILEQIQQSISGKKFLLVLDDVWTEDRSKWEQLKCSLLSGSTGSRILTTTRKENVAKIVGCIESDIFPIGHLSVEECWSLFSQIVFAECTSKNSEQIEGICREIVAKCKGLPLAIRMLGYLCSGKSRTELQSILESEVWELEEAEVDLFPHLLLSYYDLPSALKRCFSYCAIFPKDYSISKHKLIESWMALGYLRATSREDMEKVGEKYFQKLAMCSLFQDYIEDRDDGSITFCHMHDIVHDFALYISKKECFVMEDIGSEGTKMKSLPKEACYSRLMVADDAPLLNILSGLKRLHSLTVQGRPSTTISVVQLTYMLEKLNLLRFLDLSNCNITEIPSAICKLVHLKKLDLSFNGLKNMLETVCELVNLQTLNISCGGDGFAKLPNGIGKLLHLRHLHNSPNVVLPKGVGSLTCLRTLDDVCLGYGGQDFSLADLENLNHLQGKLSIKGLNGDVDVVAAKQAKLKTKARIIYAVLGFEGEKTELRNHHDKGIIEELEPSPNLEHLFL; from the coding sequence ATGGGAGGCATTGGAAAAACAACTTTGGCAAAATTAGTTTACAATGATGATGATGTAAAAAACCATTTCGACACGAGAATATGGGTGtgtgtctcaaatctctttgaTGAGATTAGAGTTGCCAAGGCGATACTTGAATCTCTTACGCATGCCAATCCGAATCTAGTTGAACTGCAAAGCATACTGGAGCAGATACAACAATCCATTAGTGGGAAAAAGTTTTTACTTGTTTTAGATGATGTGTGGACCGAAGATCGTAGTAAGTGGGAGCAATTGAAATGTTCTCTTCTATCTGGGTCGACAGGAAGCAGGATTCTGACAACCACACGCAAGGAGAATGTTGCAAAGATAGTAGGGTGCATTGAATCTGACATATTCCCAATAGGACATTTGTCTGTAGAGGAATGTTGGTCATTGTTTAGCCAGATTGTCTTTGCTGAATGTACTAGCAAAAACAGTGAACAAATAGAAGGAATCTGTAGGGAGATTGTTGCAAAATGCAAAGGCTTGCCTCTTGCTATAAGGATGCTAGGATATCTATGCTCTGGAAAATCCAGAACAGAGTTGCAGAGTATCTTAGAAAGTGAGGTATGGGAACTAGAAGAGGCTGAAGTTGATCTGTTCCCCCATCTATTGTTGAGCTATTATGATTTGCCTTCTGCATTAAAACGATGTTTTTCATACTGTGCGATCTTTCCAAAAGACTACAGCATAAGTAAACATAAACTGATCGAGTCATGGATGGCTCTCGGGTATCTCAGGGCAACATCAAGGGAAGACATGGAGAAAGTAGGAGAAAAGTACTTCCAGAAATTAGCAATGTGCTCCCTCTTCCAGGATTACATAGAGGATAGAGATGATGGGAGCATAACATTTTGTCATATGCATGATATAGTCCATGATTTCGCCCTTTACATTTCAAAGAAGGAATGTTTTGTCATGGAGGATATTGGTTCTGAAGGGACAAAGATGAAATCCTTACCCAAAGAAGCATGTTATTCGAGACTTATGGTTGCAGATGATGCTCCACTGCTGAATATTTTGAGTGGTTTGAAGAGACTGCACAGTCTCACTGTTCAGGGTAGACCCAGCACAACCATTTCTGTGGTGCAGCTAACTTATATGTTGGAAAAACTAAATCTTTTGAGATTTTTAGACCTGAGCAATTGTAATATTACAGAAATCCCATCTGCCATATGTAAATTAGTACACTTGAAGAAACTAGATTTGTCTTTTAACGGCTTGAAAAATATGCTTGAAACAGTATGCGAGTTAGTTAACTTGCAAACCTTAAATATCTCTTGTGGTGGTGATGGTTTTGCTAAGCTACCAAATGGTATAGGAAAACTACTCCACTTAAGACATCTGCACAATAGCCCAAATGTAGTACTTCCTAAAGGAGTTggaagcttaacttgccttcgAACATTAGATGATGTTTGCCTTGGCTATGGTGGCCAAGATTTTTCTCTTGCGGATCTTGAAAACTTGAACCATCTTCAAGGAAAGCTTAGTATCAAGGGGTTGAATGGTGATGTAGATGTAGTTGCTGCTAAGCAAGCAAAATTGAAGACAAAGGCTCGAATCATTTATGCCGTACTAGGTTTTGAAGGAGAAAAAACAGAATTAAGGAATCATCATGACAAAGGAATAATAGAAGAATTGGAGCCATCTCCAAATTTagaacatttatttttatag
- the LOC126687559 gene encoding putative disease resistance protein RGA1: MAESLVFEVLAKLSSLIYEEVSLLKGVRGELEKLRSNLRAIQAVLSDAENRQWKEAVVKLWLDKLKDVSYDIDDVLDEWSTAILKGEMNEKSDKRSSSQIPFRYEIADKITKINVRLDVIACGKDRYSFNQLVVNKEQLVEQRITTSVVNSTEVKRNRKL; the protein is encoded by the exons ATGGCAGAATCGCTTGTTTTCGAAGTCTTAGCGAAACTCTCGTCCCTCATTTATGAGGAAGTGAGTCTGTTGAAGGGTGTCCGAGGAGAACTTGAGAAGCTTCGAAGCAATCTTCGAGCCATCCAGGCTGTGCTTTCTGATGCGGAAAACAGGCAATGGAAGGAGGCTGTCGTCAAGCTATGGTTGGATAAGCTTAAAGATGTATCCTACGACATTGATGATGTGCTAGACGAATGGAGCACTGCAATTCTCAAAGGAGAGATGAACGAAAAATCAGATAAGCGATCTTCCTCGCAA ATTCCTTTTCGTTATGAAATTGCCGAtaagataacaaaaataaatgtaagACTAGATGTTATTGCCTGTGGAAAAGACAGGTATAGCTTTAACCAACTCGTCGTTAACAAGGAACAACTAGTTGAGCAACGAATCACCACCTCTGTTGTTAATAGTACAGAGGTGAAGAGAAACAGAAAATTGTAG